One stretch of Nitrospiria bacterium DNA includes these proteins:
- the nuoK gene encoding NADH-quinone oxidoreductase subunit NuoK, translating into MEITLTHYVTVSFIVFTVGLIGVVVRRNFIIILMAVEMMLNAANINLVAFSYYLDSLTGQIVSLFVIAIAAGEAAVGLAIIIVVFRGRISTNVDQINLLKW; encoded by the coding sequence ATGGAAATAACATTAACCCATTATGTAACGGTTAGTTTTATTGTATTTACAGTTGGACTGATTGGTGTAGTGGTTCGACGAAATTTTATTATTATTCTTATGGCGGTAGAAATGATGCTCAATGCCGCTAATATTAATCTCGTCGCTTTTTCATACTACCTGGATTCTCTCACCGGCCAAATTGTCTCCCTGTTTGTTATTGCCATTGCCGCAGGGGAGGCGGCAGTTGGGTTGGCCATTATCATTGTGGTGTTTCGCGGTAGGATTTCCACGAACGTCGATCAGATTAATCTCCTGAAATGGTAG